In one window of Flavobacterium ginsengisoli DNA:
- a CDS encoding dihydroorotase — translation MNRILIKNAKIVNEGTIFEGDVLIENDLIVEIADSISLKTSDCIVIDAEGNYLMPGAIDDQVHFREPGLTHKGDIESESRAAVAGGITSFIERPNTVPNAVTQEILEDKYQIASQKSFANYSFMMGATNDNLEEVLKTNPKNVAGIKIFLGSSTGNMLVDNEAVLEKIFSSTPMLIAVHCEDETTIKNNLASFKEQYGDDVPVTAHNLIRSAEACYISSSKAVALAKRTGARLHIFHLSTAKEMELFTNKIPLEDKKITAEVCVHHLWFTDEDYKTKGNFIKWNPAVKTAEDRAELWKALNDGRIDVIATDHAPHTKEEKMQSYLNAPSGGPLVQHSVVAMFEAHHQGKITVEKIVEKMCHNPAKIFKIEKRGFIREGYHADLVIVNPSLPWSVKPENILYKCGWSPFEGYTFKSRITHTFVNGELVYNNFKVKDTRAGKRLLFDR, via the coding sequence ATGAACAGGATTTTAATAAAGAATGCCAAAATTGTAAACGAAGGGACAATTTTTGAAGGTGATGTTTTAATTGAAAACGATTTGATTGTTGAAATTGCAGACAGCATTTCATTAAAAACTTCAGATTGTATCGTTATTGATGCTGAAGGAAATTATTTAATGCCAGGCGCGATAGACGATCAAGTGCATTTTAGAGAACCAGGTTTAACGCATAAAGGGGATATCGAATCGGAATCTCGTGCTGCAGTTGCGGGCGGAATAACCTCTTTTATCGAGCGACCAAATACGGTTCCAAATGCGGTGACTCAGGAAATATTAGAAGATAAATATCAAATTGCTTCTCAAAAATCATTTGCGAATTATTCGTTTATGATGGGAGCAACAAACGATAATCTGGAAGAAGTTTTAAAAACAAATCCGAAAAATGTTGCAGGAATCAAGATTTTCTTAGGTTCGTCAACAGGAAATATGTTGGTTGACAATGAAGCGGTTTTAGAAAAAATATTCTCAAGCACTCCAATGTTAATTGCAGTTCACTGTGAAGACGAAACTACGATTAAAAATAATCTTGCTTCTTTTAAAGAACAATACGGCGACGACGTTCCAGTAACGGCACATAATTTAATTAGAAGTGCAGAAGCGTGTTATATTTCTTCTTCAAAAGCTGTTGCGTTGGCAAAACGTACTGGAGCTAGATTGCATATTTTCCATCTTTCAACTGCGAAAGAAATGGAATTATTTACGAATAAAATTCCGTTAGAAGATAAAAAGATCACGGCAGAGGTTTGTGTACACCACCTTTGGTTTACAGATGAAGATTATAAAACAAAAGGAAATTTCATTAAATGGAATCCTGCTGTTAAAACTGCTGAAGATCGTGCCGAACTTTGGAAGGCTTTAAACGATGGAAGAATTGATGTAATAGCAACAGATCACGCGCCTCATACCAAAGAAGAAAAAATGCAATCTTATTTGAACGCACCTTCTGGAGGTCCACTTGTTCAGCATTCTGTTGTCGCAATGTTTGAAGCACATCATCAAGGAAAAATTACAGTGGAGAAAATCGTGGAGAAAATGTGCCACAATCCGGCTAAAATTTTCAAAATAGAAAAAAGAGGATTTATTAGAGAAGGTTACCACGCCGATTTAGTAATTGTTAATCCAAGTTTGCCTTGGAGCGTAAAGCCAGAAAATATTTTGTACAAATGCGGATGGTCTCCGTTTGAAGGATATACTTTTAAATCTAGAATAACACATACTTTTGTAAACGGTGAATTGGTTTACAATAACTTTAAAGTAAAAGATACCAGAGCAGGTAAAAGACTATTGTTTGACAGATAA
- a CDS encoding NAD-dependent epimerase/dehydratase family protein — protein MVLVTGGTGLVGAHLLLHLIENGENVRAIYRTEKNIQKTKSVFDLYKKADLFEKINWLEADILDIPSLETAFIDIKQVYHCAAFISFEPKDEEILRKTNIEGTANIVNFAIAKEVEKFCYISSIAALGDILAHETHITEETDWNPEKPHSDYAISKYGAEMEVWRGHQEGLNVIIVNPGVILGPPKMMAIFDEGSSEIYRKVSKGLSFYTLGSTGFISVEDVVKTSYELMKSEIINERFTLISDNIVFKDLLDTVSDVLKVKRPHIHAKPFLMNILWIADGIFSTLFFRKRSITKATAKASYSKNLYSNEKIKTALGTVFTDIHRYIKDSAKL, from the coding sequence ATGGTATTAGTAACTGGAGGAACTGGTTTAGTCGGCGCACATTTATTGCTTCATTTAATTGAAAATGGAGAAAATGTTCGGGCTATTTACAGAACAGAAAAAAATATTCAGAAGACAAAATCGGTTTTTGATTTGTATAAAAAAGCAGATTTGTTTGAAAAAATCAATTGGCTTGAAGCCGATATTCTAGACATACCTTCGCTTGAAACTGCTTTTATCGATATCAAACAAGTATATCACTGCGCAGCTTTTATTTCGTTTGAACCAAAAGACGAAGAAATTCTTAGAAAAACCAATATTGAAGGAACCGCAAACATAGTCAATTTTGCTATCGCCAAAGAAGTAGAAAAGTTTTGCTACATCAGTTCTATTGCCGCATTAGGAGATATTCTCGCTCACGAAACCCATATTACCGAAGAAACAGATTGGAATCCTGAGAAACCGCATAGTGATTATGCCATTTCTAAATACGGTGCCGAAATGGAAGTTTGGCGCGGACATCAAGAAGGTTTAAACGTTATTATTGTAAATCCAGGAGTTATTTTAGGCCCTCCAAAAATGATGGCTATTTTTGACGAAGGAAGTAGCGAAATCTATAGAAAAGTCTCTAAAGGACTTTCATTCTACACACTTGGAAGCACTGGTTTCATCTCGGTTGAAGATGTTGTGAAAACGAGTTATGAATTGATGAAAAGCGAAATAATAAACGAACGTTTCACTCTTATCTCAGACAATATTGTTTTTAAAGATCTTTTAGATACCGTTTCTGATGTTTTAAAAGTAAAGAGACCTCATATTCACGCCAAACCTTTCCTAATGAATATATTGTGGATTGCAGACGGAATTTTTTCTACTTTATTTTTCAGAAAAAGAAGCATCACAAAAGCAACAGCAAAAGCTTCGTATTCAAAGAATTTGTATAGTAATGAAAAAATAAAAACCGCTCTAGGAACGGTTTTTACTGATATTCATCGATATATTAAAGACAGCGCTAAACTATAG
- a CDS encoding DUF4296 domain-containing protein — protein MKNFIVIILVLFLSISCKKDLVKQPAKLIEKGKMIDIMYDLSLLEAMRYQKPLSLDSIENDPKMFILKKYKVDSLQFAQSNMYYASDYENYKDMFDEVNKRISVNQRAADSLAKIDEKKAAKESKKKAKEASKDSIQKPAPRVNDDSIRRARMQMRDRTKKL, from the coding sequence ATGAAGAATTTTATAGTAATAATATTGGTTTTGTTTCTTTCTATAAGCTGTAAAAAGGATTTGGTAAAACAGCCAGCAAAGCTTATTGAGAAAGGTAAGATGATTGATATTATGTATGATTTGTCTCTTTTGGAAGCAATGAGATATCAGAAACCTTTGTCTTTAGACTCGATTGAAAATGATCCGAAAATGTTTATTTTGAAAAAATACAAAGTAGACAGTCTTCAGTTTGCTCAAAGCAACATGTATTATGCTTCAGATTATGAGAACTATAAAGATATGTTTGATGAGGTAAATAAAAGAATTTCTGTAAACCAAAGGGCAGCAGATTCTTTAGCTAAAATTGATGAGAAAAAAGCAGCTAAGGAAAGTAAGAAGAAGGCCAAAGAAGCCTCAAAAGATTCTATTCAAAAACCAGCTCCACGCGTTAATGACGATTCTATAAGAAGAGCTCGCATGCAAATGCGAGATAGGACAAAAAAACTATAG